One part of the Hydra vulgaris chromosome 01, alternate assembly HydraT2T_AEP genome encodes these proteins:
- the LOC136074639 gene encoding E3 SUMO-protein ligase ZBED1-like produces MSPRKNKIWRYFQKTSDGAECKACKKSLKIKDGNTSGLHRHLEKKHSQDYVEYSEKTDDSLLPPPKKKQRTMVEMLETKSKYDKDNSIQKQFDSAMLDYFCTDLASFSAVEERGFKKLFDIANLKLSLHHRTTYSRKLLIRSREVQAGMKSIITEITPNLKSAAFTSDLWTSRAQDSYISWTFHAIDKNWRLHHWTPHVQQFPSRHTGILIEGKLDSFLEELNLPADLPMYCVNNQARNMKLAVKLSKRLDQYLCNNHILQCAVRYSFGMTAGMDDALQTCKDLASLTHQSTVAAELLESESDAQGINFRQLRQSVDTRWNSELDCMASVLHLKSAIISLCANEDIFSSKTISASQWKSIEGAVEILAPLKEATETWSTESIPTINTVADSLYLIHDKIDQFIETDGKNGYGVLYAKILKSCIEKRFPLCHTGNLLSAAANYLNPALKGLHLKLFKKFQTAKEWLASQVKDNVEFQAVARVLSADLSPNSKLKRKLNVRLETHEPTSELNPILSEMCQYEYFPDAKKDFPILDW; encoded by the coding sequence ATGTCaccaagaaaaaacaaaatctggagatattttcaaaaaacaagtgACGGTGCTGAATGCAAGGCGTGCAAAAAgtctttgaaaataaaagatgGAAACACAAGCGGACTTCATCGTCACCTCGAAAAAAAACACAGCCAAGATTACGTTGAGTATTCTGAAAAAACTGACGACTCTCTTCTTCCTCCTCCTAAGAAGAAACAACGAACCATGGTCGAAATGCTTGAAACAAAGTCCAAATACGACAAAGACAATTCCATTCAAAAACAGTTTGACTCTGCAATGCTGGATTACTTTTGCACTGATCTGGCATCCTTTTCAGCAGTCGAAGAAAGAGGTTTCAAGAAATTGTTTGACATTGCAAACCTTAAACTGAGCCTTCATCACAGAACAACATATTCAAGAAAGCTTTTAATTCGGTCAAGAGAAGTTCAAGCTGGAATGAAGAGCATAATAACGGAGATTACGCCAAATCTAAAAAGTGCTGCATTTACTTCTGACCTTTGGACTTCAAGAGCTCAGGACAGCTACATCTCTTGGACTTTTCATGCTATTGACAAAAATTGGAGACTACATCACTGGACACCCCATGTCCAACAGTTCCCTAGCAGACACACAGGTATTTTAATTGAAGGAAAGCTGGATTCTTTCTTAGAAGAACTAAATTTGCCTGCTGATTTGCCAATGTACTGCGTGAACAACCAGGCAAGAAACATGAAACTTGCAGTCAAATTGTCAAAGCGTCTTGACCAATACTTGTGCAACAATCATATTTTGCAATGTGCAGTTCGATACTCATTTGGAATGACTGCTGGAATGGATGATGCGTTGCAAACATGCAAAGATTTGGCTTCTTTAACTCACCAGTCAACAGTTGCAGCTGAGTTGCTTGAATCAGAATCAGACGCTCAAGGAATCAATTTTAGACAGTTACGCCAATCTGTTGACACAAGATGGAATAGTGAACTGGATTGCATGGCTTCTGTCTTACATCTAAAGAGTGCAATTATCAGCTTATGTGCAAATGaagatattttttcttcaaagaCCATCAGTGCATCACAGTGGAAATCAATCGAGGGAGCAGTAGAAATTTTGGCACCACTTAAAGAAGCTACAGAAACGTGGTCGACTGAGTCTATTCCAACAATTAACACTGTCGCCGATTCTCTTTATTTAATCCATGACAAAATTGATCAATTTATTGAGACGGATGGAAAAAATGGCTACGGCGTCTTGTATGCAAAAATCTTGAAAAGCTGCATTGAGAAAAGATTTCCTCTTTGTCACACTGGAAACTTATTGAGTGCTGCAGCAAACTACTTGAATCCTGCTTTAAAGGGACTTCACTTGAAGCTCTTCAAAAAATTTCAGACAGCAAAAGAATGGTTAGCCTCACAGGTTAAGGATAATGTTGAGTTCCAAGCTGTTGCCAGAGTCCTTTCAGCAGATTTGTCCCCTAATTCAAAACTGAAGCGCAAGTTAAACGTCAGACTTGAAACACATGAGCCAACATCTGAACTGAATCCTATTTTGAGCGAAATGTGCCAGTATGAATATTTCCCTGATGCCAAAAAAGACTTTCCGATTCTTGATTGGTAG